In a genomic window of Piliocolobus tephrosceles isolate RC106 chromosome 1, ASM277652v3, whole genome shotgun sequence:
- the PPP1R8 gene encoding nuclear inhibitor of protein phosphatase 1 isoform X1 produces MAAAANSGSSLPLFDCPTWAGKPPPGLHLDVVKGDKLIEKLIIDEKKYYLFGRNPDLCDFTIDHQSCSRVHAALVYHKHLKRVFLIDLNSTHGTFLGHIRLEPHKPQQIPIDSTVSFGASTRAYTLREKPQTLPSAVKGDEKMGGEDDELKGLLGLPEEETELDNLTEFNTAHNKRISTLTIEEGNLDIQRPKRKRKNSRVTFSEDDEIINPEDVDPSVGRFRNMVQTAVVPVKKKRVEGPGSLGLEESGSRRMQNFAFSGGLYGGLPPTHNEAGSQPHGIHGTALIGGLPMPYPNLAPDVDLTPVVPSAVNMNPAPNPAVYNPEAVNEPKKKKYAKEAWPGKKPTPSLLI; encoded by the exons ATGGCGGCAGCCGCGAACTCCGGCTCCAGCCTCCCGCTGTTCGACTGCCCAACCTG ggcAGGTAAGCCCCCTCCCGGTTTACATCTGGATGTAGTCAAAGGAGACAAACTAATTGAG aaactgaTTATTGATGAGAAGAAGTATTACTTATTTGGGAGAAACCCTGATTTGTGTGACTTTACCATTGACCACCAGTCTTGCTCTCGGGTCCATGCTGCACTTGTCTACCACAAGCATCTGAAGAGAGTTTTCCTGATAGATCTCAACAGTA CACACGGCACTTTCTTGGGTCACATTCGGTTGGAACCTCACAAGCCTCAGCAAATTCCCATCGATTCCACGGTCTCATTTGGCGCATCCACAAGGGCATACACTCTGCGTGAGAAGCCTCAGACATTGCCATCGGCTGTGAAAGGAGATGAGAAGATGGGTGGAGAGGATGATGAACTCAAGGGCTTACTGGGGCttccagaggaggaaactgagcttGAT AACTTGACAGAGTTCAACACTGCCCACAACAAGCGGATTTCTACCCTTACCATTGAGGAGGGAAATCTGGACATTCAAAGaccaaagaggaagaggaagaactcACGGGTGACATTCAGTGAGGATGATGAGATCATCAATCCAG AGGATGTGGATCCCTCAGTTGGTCGATTCAGGAACATGGTGCAAACTGCAGTGGTCCCAGTCAAG AAGAAGCGTGTGGAGGGCCCAGGCTCCCTGGGCCTGGAGGAATCAGGGAGCAGGCGCATGCAGAACTTTGCCTTCAGCGGAGGACTCTACGGGGGCCTGCCCCCCACACACAATGAAGCAGGCTCCCAGCCGCATGGCATCCACGGGACAGCACTTATCGGTGGCTTGCCCATGCCATACCCAAACCTTGCCCCTGATGTGGACTTGACTCCTGTTGTGCCGTCAGCAGTGAACATGAACCCAGCACCAAACCCTGCAGTCTATAACCCTGAAGCTGTAAATGAACCCAAGAAGAAGAAGTATGCAAAAGAGGCTTGGCCAGGCAAGAAGCCCACACCTTCCTTACTGATTTGA
- the PPP1R8 gene encoding nuclear inhibitor of protein phosphatase 1 isoform X3: protein MVQTAVVPVKKKRVEGPGSLGLEESGSRRMQNFAFSGGLYGGLPPTHNEAGSQPHGIHGTALIGGLPMPYPNLAPDVDLTPVVPSAVNMNPAPNPAVYNPEAVNEPKKKKYAKEAWPGKKPTPSLLI, encoded by the exons ATGGTGCAAACTGCAGTGGTCCCAGTCAAG AAGAAGCGTGTGGAGGGCCCAGGCTCCCTGGGCCTGGAGGAATCAGGGAGCAGGCGCATGCAGAACTTTGCCTTCAGCGGAGGACTCTACGGGGGCCTGCCCCCCACACACAATGAAGCAGGCTCCCAGCCGCATGGCATCCACGGGACAGCACTTATCGGTGGCTTGCCCATGCCATACCCAAACCTTGCCCCTGATGTGGACTTGACTCCTGTTGTGCCGTCAGCAGTGAACATGAACCCAGCACCAAACCCTGCAGTCTATAACCCTGAAGCTGTAAATGAACCCAAGAAGAAGAAGTATGCAAAAGAGGCTTGGCCAGGCAAGAAGCCCACACCTTCCTTACTGATTTGA
- the PPP1R8 gene encoding nuclear inhibitor of protein phosphatase 1 isoform X2: protein MAAAANSGSSLPLFDCPTWAGKPPPGLHLDVVKGDKLIESCSRVHAALVYHKHLKRVFLIDLNSTHGTFLGHIRLEPHKPQQIPIDSTVSFGASTRAYTLREKPQTLPSAVKGDEKMGGEDDELKGLLGLPEEETELDNLTEFNTAHNKRISTLTIEEGNLDIQRPKRKRKNSRVTFSEDDEIINPEDVDPSVGRFRNMVQTAVVPVKKKRVEGPGSLGLEESGSRRMQNFAFSGGLYGGLPPTHNEAGSQPHGIHGTALIGGLPMPYPNLAPDVDLTPVVPSAVNMNPAPNPAVYNPEAVNEPKKKKYAKEAWPGKKPTPSLLI from the exons ATGGCGGCAGCCGCGAACTCCGGCTCCAGCCTCCCGCTGTTCGACTGCCCAACCTG ggcAGGTAAGCCCCCTCCCGGTTTACATCTGGATGTAGTCAAAGGAGACAAACTAATTGAG TCTTGCTCTCGGGTCCATGCTGCACTTGTCTACCACAAGCATCTGAAGAGAGTTTTCCTGATAGATCTCAACAGTA CACACGGCACTTTCTTGGGTCACATTCGGTTGGAACCTCACAAGCCTCAGCAAATTCCCATCGATTCCACGGTCTCATTTGGCGCATCCACAAGGGCATACACTCTGCGTGAGAAGCCTCAGACATTGCCATCGGCTGTGAAAGGAGATGAGAAGATGGGTGGAGAGGATGATGAACTCAAGGGCTTACTGGGGCttccagaggaggaaactgagcttGAT AACTTGACAGAGTTCAACACTGCCCACAACAAGCGGATTTCTACCCTTACCATTGAGGAGGGAAATCTGGACATTCAAAGaccaaagaggaagaggaagaactcACGGGTGACATTCAGTGAGGATGATGAGATCATCAATCCAG AGGATGTGGATCCCTCAGTTGGTCGATTCAGGAACATGGTGCAAACTGCAGTGGTCCCAGTCAAG AAGAAGCGTGTGGAGGGCCCAGGCTCCCTGGGCCTGGAGGAATCAGGGAGCAGGCGCATGCAGAACTTTGCCTTCAGCGGAGGACTCTACGGGGGCCTGCCCCCCACACACAATGAAGCAGGCTCCCAGCCGCATGGCATCCACGGGACAGCACTTATCGGTGGCTTGCCCATGCCATACCCAAACCTTGCCCCTGATGTGGACTTGACTCCTGTTGTGCCGTCAGCAGTGAACATGAACCCAGCACCAAACCCTGCAGTCTATAACCCTGAAGCTGTAAATGAACCCAAGAAGAAGAAGTATGCAAAAGAGGCTTGGCCAGGCAAGAAGCCCACACCTTCCTTACTGATTTGA